The Deinococcus sedimenti genomic interval AGGCCGCAGCGTTTCGGGCAGAACGGACGGATCGATGTGCAGGGTGGTGGTGGGGGTCATCCGGTCCTCCTGGCGCGGCCGAAGGCGCTCAGCGCTGCTCGTCGATGAACTTCCGGACCTGCTTGAAAAGACTCGGCGCTTTGGGCGTCAGCGGCGCGTGGGTGAAGTCCACGGGGTGACACGTGCCGCCGGTGACCTGTTTGGAGAGGGCGGCGCGCCGCGCTTCAAGCTTGCCCGGGTAGTGCACGTTCAGGTGCAGTTGCCCTTTGCCGTCGGCCGGGCCGATCAGGGTGGCGAAGTGCTCGGTATTCGTTTCAGGGTCGATGTAGTGCAGGCTTTCGCCGAGGGTCATGCCAGTCGGGTACATGGGGCTCTCCTTGAACAGTCGCGATACCTTTGCGGGATTCGTGGGGACGAACCGCGCTGGGACCGCCTCGCGTAGCGATACCTTTGCGGGATTCAGGCGGGTGTGAGGGTGGCAGGCGCGAGGTTGATCTCACTTAGGCGCTGATGGTCATCAAAGGCGAGCTGAACCATTTCGCCCCCGACCGTGGCGGTCCAGCGGCGCCCGCGGATGGTGACCGGGCAGTCGTGGGCGGCGTAGAGCGCGCGGATCGCATTCGGGTGATGGAGCGCGAACGTCTGAAGCATCGTGGTGATCAGGTGCACGCTGCGGCTGGCCGTCAGGACTGGCGCCCGGGGTACGTCCCGCAGCGTGAAGTACGCCGCGCCGCCCGGAAACTCACCGCGGAAGTACGCGTCCGCCTCAGTCAGCCCGCAGGCGATCACGGCCAACTCGTGCCCGCTGACAGCCTCGGTGCACAGCCGCGGCGTGGTGAGCTCGGGCACGCCGCAATTGAGGCCGTGCTCGCGCACGTGGCGGCTGTCCTCAGTGACCTCGTCGCCCAGACCGCTGCCGGTGTTCGCCCACGCCCACAGCCAGGACGCGTCACGGTGCATGTCAGTCCCGATCAGCTGCGCCCGGTAGGGCCGCGTGTGCCCACTGACGTGCAGGAGGCCCTGGTGCAGATCGGCGTCCCAGGTGAACGTGCCGAGCAGGTCGGCCAGGTGCTGCTGGCGGAGCAGGACGGGCCCGGCGTGCTCGCTGAGCAGGTCGCGAAAGGTGGACATACCCCTACGCTATGGACGCGCGGGTGGTTTTCCGGGATGACCGGTGAACTTCAGCCGTTCTTCATGGACGGGTGCCCTCACCCCGGCCCGTCAGGCCGCCTCAATTTCGGGAGGCTCAGCTGAGCGTGAGGGTGAGGTGCTCGGCGCAGGCCAGCACGTCGCACGTCCATTCGCCCGGGCCGTGCCGCTGCAGCGTCGTGAGGGCGGTGTTGTCGTGCAGGCCCCGGCGGGCCCGCCAGGTGTCCTGCGGATCCCAGCCGAGCACGTCGCAGAGCAGGGCGGTGATGGCGACGCCGTGCGTGACGATCACGACGTGCCCATCCGAGTTCAGCGTCAGGCGGTCGAGGACACCGCGGACTCGCGTGCCGACCTCGTGCAGGCTTTCCCCCTGGGGGGCGCCGCGCACGGGCCACGCCTGAAAGCCGGCGGGGTCGCGCGCTTCAATCTCCGCGAAGGTGAGGCCTTCCCACGCGCCGATGTGAATCTCGCGGAGGGCCGGGGTGGGGTGCGGCGTGAGGCCCAGGGGCGCGGCGATGGCGTGGGCGGTCTGCGCGGCGCGTTGCAGGTCACTGCTGAGGACCTGGGTGGGCCGCGTGGCGTGCGAGGCGAGGCGGCGGGCGACCGACTGGGCCTGCGTGCGGCCGTGCTCGTCGAGCGGCACGTCCGCCCAGCCCTGGAAGCGGCCAGCGGCGTTGTGGGCGGTGCGGCCGTGGCGCACCAGCGTGACCAGGGCCGTCATGGCTGCCTCAGACAGCAGAAGGGAGGGGGGCGGAACACGCGGAGCATCATAGGGGACGCGTGGGTGTATCCCGAGCTGTCGGTCCACGGGTGCGGGCCCGGGCGTCCTCGATGTACTGCGCGTCGGCGGTGACGGATACCTCGCGGCGGCCGGTGAGCGTGACCTGCGCCCCGCTGATGTGGGTGATCTCGCAGGCTAGGGTGCGCTTGAGGTCGTGCCAGATCAGGGTGCCGAGCCGCTGTCCGACGTGGAGCGGCGCGTTGGCTCCATGCTGCTGGGCGTGGAAGCGCAGCTGCTCGCGGGCGAGGTGGATCTCCAACCCAATGATGCCGCCCTCGGTGCGGTGGTGCTGGTCGGTGCGGCCGCGCTGCTCGTCACTGAGCAGGTCCCCCAGGGCCTGGAGGACGTGAGCGCGCAGCTGCACGCTGTAGATCAGGCCACCCTCGAGCGCCTGGGCCACGAGGTGCATCAGGTACGCCCGGTGCGGGTCGAGCGTGGCGCCGCTTCGAAGGGCCGCCCAGACCTGCAGGGCGTCAGCGGTGGTCTCGGGGAGTGGATATGGGCCGGTGGGGCGTTCGGGCGGCTGAGCGGGTGGCGTGGCGTCTGCCTGAGGCCGTGGACTGGCGGGCCGGAGGGAAATGACGCGGAACGTGATGGGCGGGTCCAGGTTGGTCACGGGGCGCCTCAGGTGCGGGGCAGGGTGACGCGCACGGCCTGCGTGGCGGTGAAGGCCAGGGACTGTCGGCACGCGGTGCGCAGCACGACGCCGCTGGGGGTGGGGGTGACGCGCGTGACGGTGAAGGTGCCGTGGGGGACGTGGACGTGCGCGCCCCGGGGGACGCGTGCAGCGGGAAGGGTGGTCATGAGGACTCCTGGAAGGGCAGGGATGCCCGCATGGGCGGGCGTCCAGGGGGAGGCATTGGGGGTGGTGGGACGGCGGGGCGCGCACCCCGGGCAGGGGTGAAAGGGGTACGCTGCCGGGCCTGCGCCCCCAAGGTGCAGAAGGCGGATGTGACCTGTGGTTCTGACGCCAGCGGTCTGAGCAAGGCTTCTGCTTGCGTTCCGGCGACTGGGCGCTCGGGGGGCATGGGATCGCGCACGTGGCGCCCGCATGCCCGCGTGGTGGGGGGCTGTGTGCGTTGACGGGGGCTGAGCGTTGCATTCCCTGGTAGGTTGGGGCATGCATGTGCTCGTCGGCGTTCTGCGCTGGGTGGCCAAAGCGGTTGTGGGCGTTGTGTTCTACGTCTTGAGCCTGTGCGTTGGTGCGTTGATGTTTGGGACGACGACCGGTTTGCGCGTGGTGCTGTTGGCGGTGGTTGGCGCCGCAGTCTGGTTGGCCTGGATCGGGTATGGCGTCCGCAGTGCGCGTCTGCGGAAGCTCAGGACGCCGGGTCAGAAGGTGTTTCGGCAGATGGATGGGCGTCCGGGACAATACGCAGATGGGATCTATTGCGTGGGCTGTGTGCGGGACGCGGGTCACGTGGAGTGGGTGGGCGTGATCACGTTCACGAGTTCGGGTGGGGGGTTCACATTTGATCCGCTCGAGCCGCATCGGCACGAGTACGGCACGCTCAGGAACGTCAATCCTGATGTGCCCGCCCTGTTGCAGCTCTACTTCGGGAAGTTCCGGTGGGAGGCTCAGACGCCCGCTGAATCAGAAGCTGTTCACACGCAGACGTAAACGCGCTGCGGTCGTTGGACTGAACTGTGGCATGCAGCCTGGTGTAGGTGCGTGCGTCCCGTGTGGCCTTAGGGTTCGTCCTTGCGGTGTTTATCCACGACCTTGCCGGCGAGCCGGAGTGCGCGCCGGTACGCCTGGTCGTTGGAGTAGCCGCTACTGGCCATGCGGGCGGGGTGGTCGCGCAGACTGGCGCGGCGCAGGGCGCTGAGGGCAATGTGGGGAATCTCGGCGACCTTGCAGGCTTTCCAGAGCTGCGCGCGGAGGTCCTCGGGCGTGATGGGGAAGATGGGGAGGGCCTTTTCGGTGGCGTAGAGGGGACCGCCGGCTTCTTTGAGGAGGGGGTCCAGGGCGCGTTGGGCGCCATGGGAGAGGGTGGTGACGGTGCGGGCGCGGAGGAGCTCCCCAGTGGCGGGATCGTAGGTGGACCAGCGCAGGCTGAGCAACTCTCTGACTTGGAAGGCGTGCTCGTCGATGAGGGTGAGGGCGGCGAACAGGTCGGGGCTGGTGGCCTTGGCTGTGGCCAGCAGCTGTGTGATGTCCGCTCGGTCTGGGATGGGGTCGCTGGCGTGTTCGGATCCGGGGTTGGGGTAGCCGGTCATGGGGTTGGTGGTGAGGACCCCTTCTTGGATCAGGGCGTCGTAGAGGACGCGGAGGGTGACGACGCGGGCGGTGAGGGTGTTGATTTTGAGGGGGCCGGGGCCGCGGTTGGGGGTGGCGAGGGGACCGGCAAGCCACGCATGAAAGTTCGCTGGGGGCTGGAGGAGGTCGATCTCGTCCACTTGTGCCTGTGCGAAGACCTGTTTGAGGTTGCTGTGGACCTGGGCGAGGGGGCGGCTGAGGGCGTCGACGCCGAGGGTGGATGCGATGGTGTCGAGGTCGTAGTCGCGGAAGGCTTTTGTCAGTTTGAGGGCGCGTTCGTCGGCGGGGTGGAGGGTGTCGCCTGGCATCTCCATCTCATTATATGGGACTGTATATAGAGAACAAGTACCCCTGACCTCCGCCCGTATCCAGACCTGTACTCAGTATTGGAGGACTGCTGGTCTGCGCGTCTTTCCTATGCCGCTGCCGCATCAGCTCAAGCATGTGGGAGGAGCTCAGGACGGCCCACGGGAGACACGTGACAACGCTGCAGCACCGGCATGAGCTTTGCCGGCTGTTACCCGACTCACACCGTGGAACCCGGGTCGCCCCAGCAAGGGGTTTACCACGCTAGGGCAGGGGCAGGAGCACGGGGAAAAGATGGGGGGAGTCGTGCGCAGAGGCAGGTATGCAGTTCCCCTGCTCACTTCCTGACCTGTGGACTCACACGCCAGTACCACGCTCCATTCGGCGTCCGGGCCAGCCAGCGGTACTCGATCAGGGTACGGCGCACTTCCGCAACGTTCCCCGCCGCCAACCAGGGCTGCAGCACCGCCGTCACTTCACCTTCGGTATAGGTCCGCTGCTCCTCGAACAACCCTGCCAGGTATGGAAGGAGGGCCTCTAACGTGCGCGGCTTGCGTGTCCACACCCGCACCTGCCCCTGGTCATTCACGAACCGTCTCAGCGTCCGCACGGTCGCCTCGTGCTGCTCGAGCCGTTCCAGCAAAGCGCTGGTCACGGCCTCACTGGGGTTGCCCAGAAAGACCCGAGCTTCCCGATGTTCTGTAGCCACCTGTAGAAGCCGCAGCAGCAGGTCATGATTCTGAAACGCTTGCGTGCGGGGCTGAAGCCAGGCCTGAAATCGAACAGACGCCACCTCCGGACTGGGATCATCCGCGGTGAAGTGCTGGATCGTCTCCTGGAGAGGCCGCAGATCCGGCTGGCTGTCCAGCATCTCAAGGAGTGTCACAGTGTCAAAGGCATGTGCAAAAGGTTCGGCAAGTGCTTCGAAGGCTGGACCGTCCAAGACACCAGCCCAGACGGTCTGGGCTGACAGGGCTCGCCAGAGCTCTGGGTGCTCGCCGGTGAGTAACGCGCGCCAGAGTCGCGCTGCAGCGTGATTCTCTTCGTAGCTGAACTGGGGGGTGATTCGCAGGGTCCAGCGAATCCAACCGCGCGCCCGGCGGAAGGCCACGGGTGCGACCTGCTCGAGGGCCTGATGAAACAAGGCTGGTGGGGTGCGAGTTTTCTCGGCCCACGAGAAGCCCAGGGACCCCAACTCCCGGCTGAGGTGGAAGTCAAGCCTGCTGATCAGGCTGGGAAGCAGCGCTTCACCTGGCCGGTATCCCCCTACACAAGTCATGGTTGAACCTCGCTGGAATTATGGGGCAGCGTGATGACCTTCCTCAACACGAACGGGAGATAGGCAGGCTCGGCTTACGCTTGAGCATTGGCCTGGAGGATGACCGTTTGACTCACAGGTGAGGATAGATGAGCCGATGATGCGCAGTGTGGGATGGAGTCCTCCCCATCTTCCCCCACTGCCTCAGCTCAGGTGTGCAGGAGGAGCTCAACTCGCCCAGTCCATTCAGCTGGAGACACGTGATGAAGCTGGAGCACCAGACTGGGCTTTACAATCTCTTGCTCAACTCGCACCGTGGAGATCGGACCTAGCGAGCAAGGGATGAGCCAAGCAAAAGCGCGGGCAGAAGCACGGGGGAGAAGATGGGGGAAGGGGGGACAAAGGAAGGAGGGGGAGCAGCGGATATGGGGGTGAGCGGGCAAGTTCTTATATTATCCAATATAGATACATGCCCCACCCCCTCTGCCCTTCCCCAGCCGAGCCTCTCCACACTGTGCCCGGCACGTCGCGTCCAGCTGAGGTACAACGGGGCATGAAGCCACTCCTGACCGCCACCGCGCTCAGCCTGACGTCCTTCGCGCTGGCCGCCCCACTCCTCGGCACCACCGACTCCTTCGTCACCTCAAAATTCTGCAAGACCTACGCCTGCGAACTCGCCGGAAAAGACGTCCTCGGCCCCGGCCTGAGCGAATGGCGCTACACCATCAAAGGCGAGTTCCCCGTCAGCATGAGCACCGCACCCGAAGTCATCAGCGTCCTCAGGCAGAACAACCGCGTCATCTCCGCCCACCTCCTCTCCGGCGCGCAGGACACCGTCCTCTACCCCGGCGGGTACAAGACCAAGCTGGTCGCCGCGCTCGGCGACACCATGACCGGCAAAGCCCCCACCGACGGCAACCTGCTCGATCTCAACAACACCTGCGAATCCCCGTTAAAACAGGTCAAAACCATTCCCTGGAATGTCGCCGGTAAACAGTACCGCCTGTCCTGCCTGATGACCGCCGAGTACGCCAACGCCTGGCGCTTCAGCTTCCACGTGCACCTCCCCTAAAGGCGCAGGCAGGCTCGTGCCCCGACCCGCCCTGCACGCCACCAGGGCCGGTCCGCAGCACTGAGGCGCCATGTCAGCGACCGACCCGGAAGCCGCCCTATACTCCGCGCGTGAAACCCCCTGCGCTGGCGGCCCTGACGGTCCTCCTGTCCGCGCCAGCGTTGGCCGCCGCGCCCACCCTCCGGGAGGCCGTGCGCCTGGCCTTCCCGCCCATCCTGGAAGTGCGCCCCATCGGGGATGGTTCATACGTCTTCCCGGGCGGTGACCTGCGCCCCACAGGCCCGGACGCCGTGCTGTTCACGGGGCTCACCATTGAACCCGCCGGCAGCCGCTCGCCGCCCTCGCTCTACACGCGCGTCGCGCGCTTCCTCAACCCCTGGTGCGGCGTCAGGGACCAGGCGCAGGCGGTGAAGAACCTGGCCGCCTGGGCCACACGCGCCCAACAGGGCAACGTCGCCCTCCGCGTCGGCACCTGCGAGATCCTCGCCTCAGCGCAGGGGTACGAGGCGGCGTTTCTCGTGCGCCGCGCCGCAGGACCTGCGGTGTGGCCGGCCAAAGTGGTGCGGTAGAGGCGTTCTGCGGTCGCCGCCTGCAGCCGCCTGACGAGCTGGGCTAGCATGCCTGCACCATGAAACCCGGACTTGCCCTCGCGGCCCTCCTCACGCTCAGCCTCAGCCAAGCCTCCGCGGCCGCCCTCATCGACGTGTCCAAGGCCGCCGGCAAATCCCCCGCCCAGATCAAGGCCCTGCTGCGCGGCTGGCGGGCCGAACAACTCCGCGCCGACCTGCTCGGCGGACGTCCCGGGTCCGAATGGCGCTACACCAACGCCGCGGGTTACGTCCTCGAAGTCACGCACGAAGGGCAGAAGGCCGACAAGTTCGTGCTGATGGGGGACCCCATTCACGCCCTGAATCCCGCTCGTGATTACCAGAAGGTGCTGGCTCTGCTTGGCCTCACGGGTGTGCCCAAGTCCACGAACATCTACGGCCCCAGCCACAGCTGGTATGACTTCCGCGGGTTCAGTCAGGTGTCGGTGGCCGGCAACGGCCCAAAGATCACCTGGGTCATCGTCAAGAAAACCCCCACGAAGTAGGGGCGTAGGGATACCAAGCAGGCCGCCGGGTGCGTGCTGAGACCGCGAGCAGTGAACGGCCCAGAACAACAGAAAAGCACCTCTTTCGAGGCGCCTTTTACGTCGTGGTCGGGAAGACAGGATTCGAACCTGCGACCCCCTGGTCCCAAACCAGGTGCGCTACCGGCCTGCGCTACTTCTCGACGGTTGGGGTGATCAACCAGACTCGAACTGGCGTTTCCTGATCCACACTCAGGCGTCCTGCCGCTGGACGATGACCACCATAGAGGGAAAGGCCCTGGCCTTTCCTATGGTCGAAGCGGAGGGACTCGAACCCTCAACAACACGATCCTTAATCGTGCGCGTCTGCCAGTTGCGCCACGTTTCGAGAAAAGCGGTCCTGACGGGAGTTGAACCCGCGACCTTCCGGCTGACAACCGGGCGCGCTACCACTGCGCTACAGAACCATGTGGTGACCTCAGCCGGGTTTGAACCGGCACTCTCCTGGTTGAAAGCCAGGTGTGTTGACCACTTCCACCATGAGGCCAGAGAGGCGACGAGCAGATTCGAACTGCCGAAACCACCTTTTGCAGAGGTGTGGGTTAAGCCACTTCCCTACGTCGCCAGAGGGGGGCGTTGCTACGGGAGCCAGAGCCGTACGGAAACGGTCTCAGGCGAGCAGATGGTGATCAGAACAGGCGAGATGTTCTCGCGGATCTCGCGCTGGGCCTGGATGCTCACCGTGCTCCCTTGGGCACACGCGCGGCAGCTCCAGATCCTCCAGGCGGCCAGCGGGATGCGGCGCGAGGTGAGGGTGGAGGAGGCAGGGCGTGTTCATGCCGGGCAGTCTATGAGGCCAACAGGCGGGCGCCATCCGCCAAGTAGCGTGCCCGATCCGTACGCCAGATGGTCCATGTTCGCTGTCACGTGAGGCGCGCACCTGCGTCAGTGCCGTGACGTCAGTCATGCGAGGATGACGCCATGACCAGGCTCACCGGCACGCCGCCTGCCCCCGCTCGGATCTGGGTCCTGAT includes:
- a CDS encoding DUF6882 domain-containing protein; protein product: MSTFRDLLSEHAGPVLLRQQHLADLLGTFTWDADLHQGLLHVSGHTRPYRAQLIGTDMHRDASWLWAWANTGSGLGDEVTEDSRHVREHGLNCGVPELTTPRLCTEAVSGHELAVIACGLTEADAYFRGEFPGGAAYFTLRDVPRAPVLTASRSVHLITTMLQTFALHHPNAIRALYAAHDCPVTIRGRRWTATVGGEMVQLAFDDHQRLSEINLAPATLTPA
- a CDS encoding histidine phosphatase family protein, yielding MTALVTLVRHGRTAHNAAGRFQGWADVPLDEHGRTQAQSVARRLASHATRPTQVLSSDLQRAAQTAHAIAAPLGLTPHPTPALREIHIGAWEGLTFAEIEARDPAGFQAWPVRGAPQGESLHEVGTRVRGVLDRLTLNSDGHVVIVTHGVAITALLCDVLGWDPQDTWRARRGLHDNTALTTLQRHGPGEWTCDVLACAEHLTLTLS
- a CDS encoding DUF2087 domain-containing protein produces the protein MLDSQPDLRPLQETIQHFTADDPSPEVASVRFQAWLQPRTQAFQNHDLLLRLLQVATEHREARVFLGNPSEAVTSALLERLEQHEATVRTLRRFVNDQGQVRVWTRKPRTLEALLPYLAGLFEEQRTYTEGEVTAVLQPWLAAGNVAEVRRTLIEYRWLARTPNGAWYWRVSPQVRK